The following proteins are encoded in a genomic region of Notolabrus celidotus isolate fNotCel1 chromosome 19, fNotCel1.pri, whole genome shotgun sequence:
- the LOC117830702 gene encoding probable global transcription activator SNF2L2 isoform X1, translating to MARPLLKMQHCRKKKNKKKTKNGPDNFNSGVGRERKKRLAAVDIKNMQRETSSGPSRVRKKTSESCRQEMAAADPDSQPADCTQPESRENGSLEEMEEDISLKKRKSDQPGEKELQGTQETGEKVKRKRGRPPAEKLPPNPPELTRTLSTLVDMVINYKDGLGRQISKGFVQLPSKKEVPEYYELIRKPVDFRRIRERVRNHKYRSVGDLEKDIFLLCHNAQTYNLEGSQIYEDSIVIKSVFESARQRIVTDQERKETVSTSHSDNGGRAEDQFVPTAVKPLPDQLKKEDKEERSRNTTAKRLHSGLDSDEDLEDKTTKDEG from the exons ATGGCACGTCCCCTTCTCAAAATGCaacactgcaggaaaaaaaaaaacaaaaaaaaaacaaaaaatggacCCGATAACTTTAACAGCGGggtaggaagagagagaaaaaagcgtCTGGCAGCAGTCGatattaaaaacatgcagaggGAGACAAGCTCGGGGCCTTCCAGAGTCAGGAAAAAGACTTCGGAGAGCTGCAGACAGGAGATGG CTGCAGCCGATCCTGATAGCCAGCCTGCAGATTGCACTCAG CCGGAATCCAGAGAGAACGGTTCCCTGGAGGAAATGGAAGAGGACATCAGTCTGAAAAAGCGTAAAAGTGATCAACCTGGAGAGAAAGAACTGCAGGGCACGCAGGAGACGGGTGAAAAGGTCAAGAGGAAGCGTGGACGCCCACCTGCTGAGAAGCTGCCTCCAAACCCGCCTGAACTCACCAGAACACTGAGCACGCTGGTGGACATGGTTATCAACTACAAGGACGG GTTGGGTCGACAGATCAGTAAAGGCTTCGTTCAGCTGCCCTCGAAGAAGGAGGTTCCCGAGTACTACGAGCTGATCCGCAAACCTGTGGACTTCAGGAGGATCAGG GAACGTGTTCGTAATCACAAGTACAGAAGTGTGGGGGACCTGGAGAAGGATATTTTCCTCCTGTGTCACAACGCTCAGACCTACAACCTGGAGGGATCTCAG ATCTATGAGGACTCGATCGTCATTAAGTCTGTTTTTGAGAGTGCGAGACAGAGAATCGTCACAGACCAGGAACGGAAAGAAACAGTCAGCACCAGTCACAGCGATAATGGCGGCAGAGCTGAAGACCAGTTTGTCCCAACAGCAG TGAAACCATTACCAGACCAACTAAAGAAGGAGGATAAGGAGGAGAGAAGCAGAAACACCACGGCGAAGAGGCTCCACAGTGGTTTAGACAGCGATGAGGATCTAGAGGATAAAACCACAAAAGATGAAGGTTGA
- the LOC117830702 gene encoding probable global transcription activator SNF2L2 isoform X2: MKRLAARRYAGLLILSPTAAADPDSQPADCTQPESRENGSLEEMEEDISLKKRKSDQPGEKELQGTQETGEKVKRKRGRPPAEKLPPNPPELTRTLSTLVDMVINYKDGLGRQISKGFVQLPSKKEVPEYYELIRKPVDFRRIRERVRNHKYRSVGDLEKDIFLLCHNAQTYNLEGSQIYEDSIVIKSVFESARQRIVTDQERKETVSTSHSDNGGRAEDQFVPTAVKPLPDQLKKEDKEERSRNTTAKRLHSGLDSDEDLEDKTTKDEG, from the exons ATGAAGAGACTAGCAGCTCGCCGCTATGCTGGCTTGCTAATTCTCTCCCCCACAGCTGCAGCCGATCCTGATAGCCAGCCTGCAGATTGCACTCAG CCGGAATCCAGAGAGAACGGTTCCCTGGAGGAAATGGAAGAGGACATCAGTCTGAAAAAGCGTAAAAGTGATCAACCTGGAGAGAAAGAACTGCAGGGCACGCAGGAGACGGGTGAAAAGGTCAAGAGGAAGCGTGGACGCCCACCTGCTGAGAAGCTGCCTCCAAACCCGCCTGAACTCACCAGAACACTGAGCACGCTGGTGGACATGGTTATCAACTACAAGGACGG GTTGGGTCGACAGATCAGTAAAGGCTTCGTTCAGCTGCCCTCGAAGAAGGAGGTTCCCGAGTACTACGAGCTGATCCGCAAACCTGTGGACTTCAGGAGGATCAGG GAACGTGTTCGTAATCACAAGTACAGAAGTGTGGGGGACCTGGAGAAGGATATTTTCCTCCTGTGTCACAACGCTCAGACCTACAACCTGGAGGGATCTCAG ATCTATGAGGACTCGATCGTCATTAAGTCTGTTTTTGAGAGTGCGAGACAGAGAATCGTCACAGACCAGGAACGGAAAGAAACAGTCAGCACCAGTCACAGCGATAATGGCGGCAGAGCTGAAGACCAGTTTGTCCCAACAGCAG TGAAACCATTACCAGACCAACTAAAGAAGGAGGATAAGGAGGAGAGAAGCAGAAACACCACGGCGAAGAGGCTCCACAGTGGTTTAGACAGCGATGAGGATCTAGAGGATAAAACCACAAAAGATGAAGGTTGA
- the LOC117830702 gene encoding probable global transcription activator SNF2L2 isoform X3 gives MKWLKITQDAAKAPMSSIRCPESRENGSLEEMEEDISLKKRKSDQPGEKELQGTQETGEKVKRKRGRPPAEKLPPNPPELTRTLSTLVDMVINYKDGLGRQISKGFVQLPSKKEVPEYYELIRKPVDFRRIRERVRNHKYRSVGDLEKDIFLLCHNAQTYNLEGSQIYEDSIVIKSVFESARQRIVTDQERKETVSTSHSDNGGRAEDQFVPTAVKPLPDQLKKEDKEERSRNTTAKRLHSGLDSDEDLEDKTTKDEG, from the exons ATGAAATGGTTGAAAATAACTCAGGATGCGGCAAAAGCACCAATGTCGAGCATCAGATGC CCGGAATCCAGAGAGAACGGTTCCCTGGAGGAAATGGAAGAGGACATCAGTCTGAAAAAGCGTAAAAGTGATCAACCTGGAGAGAAAGAACTGCAGGGCACGCAGGAGACGGGTGAAAAGGTCAAGAGGAAGCGTGGACGCCCACCTGCTGAGAAGCTGCCTCCAAACCCGCCTGAACTCACCAGAACACTGAGCACGCTGGTGGACATGGTTATCAACTACAAGGACGG GTTGGGTCGACAGATCAGTAAAGGCTTCGTTCAGCTGCCCTCGAAGAAGGAGGTTCCCGAGTACTACGAGCTGATCCGCAAACCTGTGGACTTCAGGAGGATCAGG GAACGTGTTCGTAATCACAAGTACAGAAGTGTGGGGGACCTGGAGAAGGATATTTTCCTCCTGTGTCACAACGCTCAGACCTACAACCTGGAGGGATCTCAG ATCTATGAGGACTCGATCGTCATTAAGTCTGTTTTTGAGAGTGCGAGACAGAGAATCGTCACAGACCAGGAACGGAAAGAAACAGTCAGCACCAGTCACAGCGATAATGGCGGCAGAGCTGAAGACCAGTTTGTCCCAACAGCAG TGAAACCATTACCAGACCAACTAAAGAAGGAGGATAAGGAGGAGAGAAGCAGAAACACCACGGCGAAGAGGCTCCACAGTGGTTTAGACAGCGATGAGGATCTAGAGGATAAAACCACAAAAGATGAAGGTTGA
- the LOC117830702 gene encoding probable global transcription activator SNF2L2 isoform X4, translated as MEEDISLKKRKSDQPGEKELQGTQETGEKVKRKRGRPPAEKLPPNPPELTRTLSTLVDMVINYKDGLGRQISKGFVQLPSKKEVPEYYELIRKPVDFRRIRERVRNHKYRSVGDLEKDIFLLCHNAQTYNLEGSQIYEDSIVIKSVFESARQRIVTDQERKETVSTSHSDNGGRAEDQFVPTAVKPLPDQLKKEDKEERSRNTTAKRLHSGLDSDEDLEDKTTKDEG; from the exons ATGGAAGAGGACATCAGTCTGAAAAAGCGTAAAAGTGATCAACCTGGAGAGAAAGAACTGCAGGGCACGCAGGAGACGGGTGAAAAGGTCAAGAGGAAGCGTGGACGCCCACCTGCTGAGAAGCTGCCTCCAAACCCGCCTGAACTCACCAGAACACTGAGCACGCTGGTGGACATGGTTATCAACTACAAGGACGG GTTGGGTCGACAGATCAGTAAAGGCTTCGTTCAGCTGCCCTCGAAGAAGGAGGTTCCCGAGTACTACGAGCTGATCCGCAAACCTGTGGACTTCAGGAGGATCAGG GAACGTGTTCGTAATCACAAGTACAGAAGTGTGGGGGACCTGGAGAAGGATATTTTCCTCCTGTGTCACAACGCTCAGACCTACAACCTGGAGGGATCTCAG ATCTATGAGGACTCGATCGTCATTAAGTCTGTTTTTGAGAGTGCGAGACAGAGAATCGTCACAGACCAGGAACGGAAAGAAACAGTCAGCACCAGTCACAGCGATAATGGCGGCAGAGCTGAAGACCAGTTTGTCCCAACAGCAG TGAAACCATTACCAGACCAACTAAAGAAGGAGGATAAGGAGGAGAGAAGCAGAAACACCACGGCGAAGAGGCTCCACAGTGGTTTAGACAGCGATGAGGATCTAGAGGATAAAACCACAAAAGATGAAGGTTGA